In the genome of Ancylomarina subtilis, one region contains:
- a CDS encoding putative zinc-binding metallopeptidase, which produces MLNENEDFVEIVAAMLDKVKYSNEPKLYNTQLKDEQGNLTTEKGDVYLSEWEAYLYSWAVTTEYDENWQSIMVLTPEGKEGYDKFTAKVDIVTTYYKEKWGIDLYSLQKRIETAVNNLTF; this is translated from the coding sequence ATGTTGAATGAGAATGAGGATTTTGTGGAGATTGTGGCAGCCATGCTCGATAAGGTGAAATACAGCAATGAGCCAAAACTTTATAATACACAGTTGAAAGATGAACAAGGCAATCTAACTACTGAAAAGGGTGATGTTTATTTGTCGGAATGGGAAGCCTATTTGTATTCCTGGGCCGTTACCACAGAGTATGATGAGAATTGGCAATCTATAATGGTGCTAACTCCTGAGGGGAAAGAAGGCTACGATAAGTTTACTGCCAAAGTGGATATTGTGACGACCTATTACAAAGAAAAATGGGGGATTGATTTATACAGCCTGCAAAAAAGAATTGAGACGGCTGTTAATAACTTAACCTTTTAA
- a CDS encoding SusC/RagA family TonB-linked outer membrane protein, with translation MRNVIVLMLVFSLQANASIFSQSRINVELNNSSLEELIKVIEDQTDMGFLYDASQLKDLKPISVSFQNETVEAVLTKALEDTGLGFEVEYKTILIKPLLQKKATQQDKREIKGTVVDDTKLPLPGVSVVVKGTTNGVSTDFDGHYSLEIPATGDVVLVFTFIGMEPQEIAVTNQTTIDLVLKGSAEQLAEVVVTTGYQKIDRKLFTGSATVLKAEEAKVAGVADVGRMLEGKVAGVSVQNVSGTFGAAPKIRVRGASSIYGDTKPLWVVDGVVLEDVVDITPDQLSSGDAATLISSSVAGLNADDIENFQILKDASATALYGARAMNGVIVITTKKGHTGKNSIRVSSEFTMKMKPNYGDYDIMNSQEQMGMFMEMQDKEWLNHADMMRSKDGGIFYKMYEQINSYENGEYGLENTPEARAAFLKKYERTNTDWFDILFRNSLQQNHSVSFSGGSETSKFYVSTSWLHDDGWTVADNVDRYTVNMRGDFDVTDKLKVGLQTKGSIRQQKTPGTFNRTNDAVNGNYSREFDINPFSYAMNTSRTITPYDEDGNYDYVRMNYAPFNILEEYENNYINLDVLDLSIQGNVDYTFNKYLNYNFTGSVRYVKSSNEHIIKEGSNVVGAYNAGVDDPSISESNKYLWKDVSLPNARPVSVLPYGGFYNKENNSMQNFYFRNMLNYNRTFDEIHSVNVMLGQELKYVNRQYDYFNGYGFQYNKGGVAFTDPNIIKATNESGFSYYGMEEYRDRFVAAFANVAYSYMGKYTFNATARVDGSNQ, from the coding sequence ATGAGAAATGTAATTGTCTTGATGTTAGTGTTTAGCTTACAGGCCAATGCAAGCATTTTTTCACAAAGTCGAATTAATGTTGAGTTGAATAACTCAAGCCTTGAAGAGTTGATCAAAGTTATCGAGGATCAGACTGATATGGGCTTTTTGTATGATGCTTCTCAGCTTAAAGATCTCAAGCCAATTTCAGTAAGTTTTCAGAACGAAACTGTTGAAGCTGTACTAACTAAAGCATTAGAAGATACGGGTTTGGGTTTTGAGGTTGAATACAAAACTATCCTGATAAAGCCTTTATTGCAAAAAAAGGCGACTCAACAGGATAAAAGAGAAATCAAAGGAACTGTTGTTGATGATACTAAATTGCCTTTGCCAGGTGTTTCTGTTGTGGTTAAAGGGACAACCAATGGTGTGTCAACTGATTTTGATGGGCATTACAGCCTTGAAATTCCGGCAACAGGGGATGTTGTTCTGGTTTTTACCTTTATTGGTATGGAACCTCAGGAGATTGCGGTTACCAATCAAACTACCATTGATTTGGTGTTAAAGGGATCTGCTGAGCAATTGGCTGAGGTTGTTGTAACAACAGGTTATCAGAAAATCGATAGAAAGTTGTTTACAGGTTCGGCTACAGTGCTTAAGGCAGAAGAGGCTAAAGTTGCCGGTGTGGCTGATGTAGGACGTATGCTTGAAGGTAAAGTAGCCGGTGTATCGGTACAGAATGTGTCAGGAACCTTTGGTGCTGCACCTAAGATTCGTGTTCGTGGTGCTTCGTCCATTTATGGAGATACCAAGCCGCTTTGGGTTGTTGATGGTGTCGTACTTGAGGATGTGGTGGATATTACACCTGACCAATTATCTTCAGGTGATGCAGCGACTTTAATCTCTTCATCAGTTGCAGGTTTGAATGCCGATGATATCGAAAATTTTCAAATTTTGAAGGATGCTTCAGCAACAGCACTTTATGGGGCCAGAGCAATGAATGGTGTGATTGTGATCACAACTAAAAAAGGTCATACGGGTAAGAACTCCATCAGAGTATCTTCGGAGTTTACCATGAAGATGAAGCCTAATTATGGTGATTACGATATCATGAACTCTCAGGAACAAATGGGAATGTTCATGGAAATGCAGGATAAAGAATGGTTGAATCACGCCGATATGATGCGATCGAAAGATGGAGGTATATTCTATAAGATGTACGAACAGATCAATTCATATGAGAATGGCGAGTATGGTCTTGAAAATACACCAGAGGCGAGAGCAGCTTTCTTGAAAAAATACGAAAGAACAAACACCGATTGGTTTGATATTTTGTTTAGAAATTCATTGCAACAGAATCATTCGGTCTCTTTTTCAGGAGGATCTGAAACCTCTAAATTTTATGTGTCTACATCCTGGTTGCACGACGATGGATGGACTGTTGCTGATAATGTGGATCGTTACACAGTGAATATGCGTGGAGATTTTGATGTGACTGATAAACTTAAAGTTGGTTTACAGACTAAGGGGTCTATCAGACAGCAAAAAACACCTGGTACGTTCAATAGAACCAACGATGCCGTAAATGGGAATTATTCACGTGAGTTTGATATCAACCCTTTCTCTTATGCGATGAATACGAGTCGTACCATTACGCCTTATGACGAGGATGGTAATTATGACTATGTTCGAATGAATTATGCCCCTTTTAATATTCTCGAAGAATATGAGAACAATTACATCAACCTTGATGTTTTGGACTTATCAATTCAGGGGAATGTAGATTATACATTTAATAAGTATTTGAACTATAATTTTACAGGATCTGTTCGTTATGTGAAATCTTCGAATGAGCATATTATTAAAGAAGGATCAAATGTTGTTGGTGCTTATAACGCTGGTGTTGATGATCCATCTATTTCAGAAAGTAACAAATACTTGTGGAAAGATGTTTCACTTCCTAATGCAAGACCTGTTTCAGTATTGCCTTATGGTGGTTTTTACAATAAGGAAAACAATTCCATGCAAAATTTCTACTTCAGAAATATGTTGAATTACAACAGAACTTTTGATGAAATTCATTCGGTGAATGTGATGTTGGGTCAGGAGTTGAAGTATGTGAATCGTCAATACGATTACTTTAATGGATATGGTTTTCAGTATAATAAAGGGGGGGTAGCTTTTACTGATCCTAACATTATTAAAGCCACTAACGAATCAGGATTTTCGTATTATGGTATGGAAGAATATAGAGATCGATTTGTTGCTGCCTTTGCAAATGTAGCCTACTCGTATATGGGTAAATATACCTTTAATGCGACAGCTCGTGTCGATGGTTCTAACCAGTAA
- a CDS encoding FecR family protein, with product MGNIDWNIIQKKIKGQISSTEEEVLEKWLNASLKHRTYFKKAEAFLKKGAEDLDLDLVPNTTNELMRKLDSKSKVIQIRRFLSYSAVIALPILLATVMLFLGEKRFNEQMAQLHMSTAVESDQNRALLITSSGKTYDLESGIDQAIDEEQGVKIRKYLKAGLKYENKTPSQKTELVYNTLKTAKGGEYQLELADGTTVYLNCDSELRYPVNFGQGERRVELKGEAFFEVTKNGQAFIVDVQDVSVEVLGTKFNVMAYADEESIQTTLVSGKVKVAVNSEDKPTSLYLEPGKQASWNKLSGDLDCKEVETELYTSWVEGYFRFEDQRLEDIMRTISRWYDIKVFYQNPDLKNKRLTGKLHRFEDFSVLANMIEKISGAEVDENNNAVVIRMK from the coding sequence ATGGGAAATATTGATTGGAACATTATCCAGAAAAAAATTAAAGGTCAGATTAGTTCGACTGAAGAAGAGGTACTCGAAAAATGGTTGAATGCTTCTTTGAAACATCGTACTTATTTTAAGAAGGCAGAGGCATTTCTTAAGAAAGGTGCGGAAGATTTGGATTTGGATCTGGTTCCAAATACCACTAACGAGTTGATGCGAAAATTGGATAGTAAATCTAAAGTGATTCAGATCAGAAGATTTTTAAGTTATTCAGCTGTGATTGCATTGCCTATTCTACTTGCTACTGTGATGTTGTTTTTGGGTGAGAAAAGATTTAATGAGCAGATGGCACAACTCCATATGTCCACAGCTGTTGAATCTGACCAAAATCGAGCTTTACTGATTACTTCATCAGGGAAGACATATGATTTGGAATCGGGGATCGATCAGGCCATCGATGAGGAACAAGGCGTGAAGATTCGAAAATACCTGAAAGCGGGTTTAAAGTATGAAAATAAAACACCATCACAGAAAACGGAATTGGTTTATAATACTTTGAAAACAGCAAAGGGAGGTGAGTATCAATTGGAGTTGGCCGATGGAACAACGGTTTATTTGAATTGCGATTCGGAACTGAGATATCCGGTCAATTTCGGACAAGGTGAACGTCGGGTTGAATTAAAAGGGGAAGCCTTTTTTGAGGTAACCAAAAATGGTCAGGCTTTTATCGTTGATGTTCAGGATGTTTCTGTTGAGGTGTTGGGAACTAAATTTAATGTGATGGCATATGCTGATGAAGAAAGTATTCAAACAACACTCGTGAGTGGTAAAGTAAAAGTTGCTGTCAATTCTGAAGATAAACCGACGAGTCTCTATTTGGAGCCTGGGAAACAGGCAAGTTGGAATAAGTTGAGTGGGGATTTAGATTGTAAAGAGGTGGAAACGGAGCTATATACCAGTTGGGTAGAGGGCTATTTCCGATTCGAAGATCAACGTTTGGAAGATATCATGAGAACAATTTCTCGCTGGTATGATATAAAGGTTTTTTATCAAAATCCGGATTTGAAGAATAAGCGTTTAACAGGAAAACTTCATCGTTTTGAAGACTTTAGTGTTCTGGCAAATATGATTGAAAAAATTTCAGGTGCAGAAGTTGATGAGAATAATAATGCAGTAGTAATAAGAATGAAATAA
- a CDS encoding RNA polymerase sigma factor: MNDQEKILILGLANRDKRAYAILFEKYHAPLFRFAETYVCCPGLAEDIVQEVFIKLWENPLRRVSKSLRSYLFLMVRNACIDYLRSVQVEDKKKQKLFDAQILSDSADLDIDDNISQKIKEAIEELPEQCREVYQMSVFDGLKYSEISEELNISVSSVKVQVFRAKNSLREKLTNLREFLILFSFTHLPKKVY; this comes from the coding sequence ATGAATGATCAGGAAAAAATATTGATACTTGGTTTGGCAAATAGGGATAAGAGGGCTTATGCAATTCTTTTTGAGAAGTACCATGCTCCTTTGTTTCGATTTGCAGAAACTTACGTGTGCTGTCCTGGTTTGGCTGAAGATATCGTTCAGGAGGTTTTTATCAAGTTATGGGAAAATCCACTTCGCCGGGTTTCCAAATCTCTTCGATCCTATTTGTTCCTAATGGTTCGTAACGCTTGTATTGATTATTTGCGTTCGGTTCAGGTTGAGGATAAAAAAAAGCAAAAACTTTTTGATGCCCAAATATTATCCGATTCTGCGGATTTAGATATTGATGATAATATCAGTCAGAAAATTAAGGAGGCTATTGAAGAACTTCCAGAACAGTGTCGTGAGGTTTATCAGATGTCAGTTTTTGATGGTCTAAAGTATTCTGAGATTTCTGAGGAACTGAATATTTCGGTAAGCTCCGTCAAGGTTCAGGTTTTTAGAGCTAAAAATAGTCTTCGTGAAAAATTGACTAATCTGCGTGAATTTCTTATCCTCTTCTCATTCACACATCTTCCAAAAAAAGTTTATTAA
- the lnt gene encoding apolipoprotein N-acyltransferase: MKYKTSLLAILSGLLLSMPWSYSLLFFTIFFAYLPLLILEEESHKHDNPYWLFNYTFLAFLIWNSLSYWWVAEAQLLGSILIILINSALQATVFWLISITRKQLKISILFPFLIISLGFEYFHTQWDLAWPWLNLGNAFAAQPKLVQWYEYTGVRGGSLWLILFNIALFSLYKKRNIKNLLGSLLLIGLPIGLSLYLYNQDEKPISSKSFSLIQPNLDPYTEKFNPENEEKHLDVFLEQADYLLNKTETDFLFGPETMILQAINEDEPLESDSYKKLLKLKQKYKQTDFFLGVHSYQKLGDKIPAGSRFSSEGNYYYEAFNSALLLDRNNKPDFYHKTKLVPLFERMPFVQYLSFLGKYSLELGGYNGTYSNRNSTNNFILSDSISIVPIVCFESIFGDYCAQRIPETASFMCMITNDGWWKNSMGYKFHFDFSRLRAIENRRQIVRVANNGISALINTKGEIEQESAWWEKAILTGEVKLYFRKTFFSEHGDYMGRIAAFFSVLLLIFVKIRRISQPKD, encoded by the coding sequence ATGAAATACAAAACAAGTCTACTGGCAATACTATCGGGACTCTTATTATCCATGCCCTGGTCTTATTCCCTCCTGTTTTTCACGATATTCTTTGCATACTTACCTCTACTAATATTAGAAGAGGAAAGCCACAAACATGACAATCCATACTGGCTGTTCAACTACACATTTTTAGCGTTCCTCATATGGAATTCACTATCGTATTGGTGGGTTGCAGAAGCTCAACTTTTAGGCTCAATTCTTATTATCCTCATCAATTCAGCTCTTCAGGCTACGGTATTTTGGTTAATTTCAATTACAAGAAAACAACTTAAAATATCTATTCTTTTCCCTTTTCTAATCATCAGTTTGGGTTTTGAGTATTTTCACACACAATGGGATTTAGCATGGCCATGGCTCAATTTAGGTAACGCTTTTGCAGCTCAGCCCAAACTCGTTCAATGGTATGAATATACAGGAGTTCGTGGTGGCAGCCTATGGCTCATCCTCTTCAATATTGCGCTCTTTTCCTTATACAAAAAAAGAAATATCAAAAACCTGCTTGGATCACTATTACTGATAGGGCTTCCAATTGGCCTCTCCCTGTATTTGTACAATCAAGATGAGAAACCTATTTCAAGTAAAAGTTTTTCCCTTATTCAGCCCAATCTCGATCCTTATACCGAGAAATTTAATCCTGAAAACGAAGAAAAACATCTTGATGTATTTTTAGAACAGGCAGATTATCTGCTTAATAAAACTGAAACAGATTTTTTATTTGGTCCCGAGACGATGATTCTTCAAGCTATAAACGAAGATGAGCCATTGGAATCCGATTCTTACAAAAAATTATTGAAGCTCAAGCAAAAATACAAGCAAACTGATTTTTTTCTGGGCGTACATAGCTATCAGAAGTTAGGCGATAAAATCCCAGCTGGCAGTCGTTTTAGTTCAGAGGGCAATTATTATTATGAGGCATTTAATTCTGCATTATTACTTGATCGAAATAACAAACCCGACTTTTATCACAAAACGAAACTGGTTCCTCTTTTCGAACGCATGCCCTTTGTGCAATATTTGAGTTTTCTAGGAAAATATTCATTGGAACTTGGCGGCTACAATGGGACTTATAGCAACAGAAATTCAACAAACAATTTCATATTATCGGATTCAATTTCAATTGTCCCCATCGTTTGCTTCGAATCTATCTTTGGAGATTATTGCGCACAAAGAATACCTGAAACCGCAAGTTTTATGTGCATGATCACCAATGATGGCTGGTGGAAAAATTCTATGGGCTATAAATTTCATTTCGATTTTTCACGTTTACGGGCTATCGAAAACAGGAGACAAATTGTTCGAGTTGCTAATAATGGTATTTCAGCACTAATCAATACAAAAGGAGAAATTGAACAAGAAAGTGCATGGTGGGAAAAAGCAATTTTAACTGGTGAAGTGAAACTCTACTTCCGAAAAACATTCTTTTCCGAACATGGTGATTATATGGGACGAATTGCAGCTTTTTTTAGCGTCCTTTTATTAATCTTTGTTAAAATCAGAAGGATAAGTCAACCGAAAGACTAG